A genomic window from Variovorax paradoxus includes:
- a CDS encoding LrgB family protein: MTAPARLSEIWVFLAQSPLLWLSLTLLAYLGALWLHTRSGRNPVVNPVLISVIVIVGVLLLTRTPYDTYFEGAKFVHFLIGPATVALAVPLYSQVGRLRRLWLPIGVALLVGSVAAIVSAIGIAWMLGGSHELMMSLAPKSATMPIAMGVAEKIGGLPSLAAVAAAVAGISGAIMATGLLNLLRIKEPAVRGFAVGMAAHGIGTARAIQVNETAGAFSALAMGLNGIATALLVPLIVRLMGA, encoded by the coding sequence ATGACCGCGCCGGCCAGGCTTTCTGAAATCTGGGTCTTCCTCGCGCAGTCGCCGCTGCTGTGGCTGTCGCTCACGCTGCTGGCCTATCTTGGCGCGCTGTGGCTGCACACCCGCAGCGGGCGAAATCCGGTGGTCAACCCGGTGCTGATATCGGTGATCGTCATCGTCGGCGTGCTGCTGCTCACGCGCACGCCCTACGACACGTATTTCGAAGGCGCGAAGTTCGTGCATTTCCTGATCGGCCCCGCCACCGTGGCGCTGGCCGTGCCGCTGTACAGCCAGGTCGGCCGGCTGCGGCGGCTGTGGCTGCCCATTGGCGTGGCGCTGCTCGTGGGCTCGGTCGCGGCCATCGTGTCGGCCATCGGCATTGCGTGGATGCTGGGCGGCTCGCACGAGCTGATGATGTCGCTCGCGCCCAAGTCGGCCACCATGCCCATCGCGATGGGCGTGGCCGAGAAGATCGGCGGACTGCCGTCGCTGGCGGCGGTGGCTGCGGCTGTTGCCGGCATCTCGGGCGCGATCATGGCGACCGGGCTGCTGAACCTGCTGCGCATCAAGGAGCCCGCGGTTCGCGGCTTCGCGGTTGGCATGGCTGCGCACGGCATCGGCACGGCGCGGGCCATCCAGGTGAATGAGACGGCGGGCGCGTTCTCCGCGCTGGCCATGGGGCTGAACGGCATCGCGACTGCGCTGCTGGTGCCGTTGATCGTCAGGCTGATGGGAGCCTGA
- a CDS encoding CidA/LrgA family protein, with protein MLYAITTLFLCQLAGELLVQWLGLPIPGPLIGMVLLFIGLLVRGGVPQVLSDTSGHLLRNLMLLFIPAVTGVMLHFERVGREWLPFLAAGIVGAAFTMTVTALTFRWMIRLTGKDAQ; from the coding sequence ATGCTCTACGCCATCACCACGCTCTTTCTCTGCCAACTGGCCGGCGAACTGCTCGTGCAGTGGCTCGGCCTGCCTATTCCCGGTCCGCTGATCGGCATGGTGCTGCTGTTCATCGGCCTGCTTGTGCGCGGCGGCGTGCCGCAGGTGCTGAGCGACACCTCGGGCCATTTGCTGCGCAACCTGATGCTGCTGTTCATCCCGGCCGTGACCGGCGTGATGCTGCATTTCGAGCGGGTGGGGCGCGAGTGGCTGCCGTTTCTTGCGGCGGGCATCGTCGGCGCGGCCTTCACCATGACGGTCACGGCGCTCACGTTCCGCTGGATGATCCGCCTCACTGGCAAGGACGCGCAATGA
- a CDS encoding flagellar brake protein, with translation MHSANPMENQSNGQADASGQTQNPPDEDANEFGRRNPLEIGARLRNLANGSDFLSVQYAGGQLVTQLLDVDVRACTFIFDWGASPEQNKGLLAAPHCHFSAQPDGVRIEFATASPRETRYEGLPAFEVDFPEVLFYLQRRKYFRVDTPILDSYTCTGRLPKGDAFHFEVHDLSLGGIGVRTTDERVAELPVGTYLRNCELSLGTLGRLSLDLELVSHRPAALPNGTRRHQLGLRFLMLPGNVESRLQRLITQLEMKSNSLVR, from the coding sequence ATGCATTCCGCCAACCCTATGGAAAACCAGTCGAACGGTCAGGCCGACGCTTCGGGCCAGACGCAAAACCCGCCAGACGAAGACGCAAACGAATTCGGCCGCCGCAATCCGCTGGAAATCGGCGCCCGGCTGCGCAATCTCGCCAATGGCAGCGATTTCCTCAGCGTTCAATACGCAGGCGGCCAACTCGTGACGCAGCTTCTCGATGTGGATGTGCGCGCATGCACCTTCATCTTCGACTGGGGCGCATCGCCCGAGCAGAACAAGGGCCTGCTGGCCGCGCCTCACTGCCATTTCAGCGCCCAGCCGGACGGCGTGCGCATCGAATTCGCCACCGCCTCGCCGCGTGAGACCCGCTACGAAGGACTGCCCGCATTCGAGGTCGACTTTCCCGAGGTGTTGTTCTACCTGCAACGCAGAAAGTACTTCCGCGTCGATACGCCGATTCTCGATTCGTACACGTGCACGGGCCGTTTGCCCAAAGGCGATGCGTTCCACTTCGAAGTGCACGACCTGTCGCTCGGCGGCATCGGCGTACGCACCACGGACGAACGCGTGGCCGAATTGCCAGTCGGCACGTACCTGCGGAATTGCGAACTGTCACTCGGCACGCTCGGCCGGCTCTCGCTCGATCTGGAACTCGTGTCGCACCGCCCCGCCGCACTGCCGAACGGCACGCGACGCCATCAACTGGGTTTGCGTTTTCTGATGCTGCCGGGCAACGTTGAAAGCAGGCTGCAGCGCCTGATCACGCAGCTCGAAATGAAGAGCAACTCGCTGGTGCGCTGA
- a CDS encoding LysR family transcriptional regulator, which produces MDQIQAMRIFVRVVEAGTFTRAADSLALPKGTVTKQIQALESRLRVKLLNRTTRRVTVTPDGAAYYERAARLLNDFDDMEASMTNAQANPTGRLRIDIGTSVARQIILPALATFCDRYPDIQVDLGVSDRTVDLISDNVDCVIRAGDLSDQSLVARRIGTLHFVTVASPAYIKRYGVPQHPNDIEKRHVVVSYFSGTTRRVYPHEFKKGDEHIELNGHYRVSVNESNAHITAVLGGFGISQCITFMAEPLLESGELVEVLPDWSRDPLPIHVVYPPNRHLSAKVRAFVDWAAELFAKNPRLQRR; this is translated from the coding sequence ATGGATCAAATCCAGGCAATGCGGATCTTTGTCCGCGTCGTGGAAGCCGGCACCTTCACCCGGGCGGCAGACTCGCTCGCCCTGCCCAAAGGCACGGTCACCAAGCAGATTCAGGCGCTCGAATCGCGCCTGCGCGTGAAGCTGCTCAACCGCACCACGCGCCGCGTCACCGTCACGCCCGACGGCGCGGCCTACTACGAGCGCGCCGCGCGCCTGCTCAACGACTTCGACGACATGGAAGCCAGCATGACGAATGCGCAGGCCAACCCCACGGGGCGGCTGCGCATCGACATAGGCACCTCGGTGGCCAGGCAGATCATCCTGCCCGCGCTGGCCACCTTCTGCGACCGCTACCCCGACATCCAGGTCGACCTGGGCGTGAGCGACCGCACCGTCGACCTGATCAGCGACAACGTCGACTGCGTGATCCGCGCGGGCGACCTCAGCGACCAGTCGCTGGTGGCACGGCGCATCGGCACCCTGCACTTCGTCACCGTGGCGTCACCGGCGTATATCAAGCGCTATGGCGTGCCGCAGCACCCGAACGACATCGAGAAGCGCCACGTGGTGGTGAGCTATTTCTCGGGCACCACGCGCCGCGTGTACCCGCACGAGTTCAAGAAGGGCGACGAGCACATCGAGCTCAACGGGCACTACCGCGTGTCGGTCAACGAGAGCAATGCGCACATCACGGCGGTGCTCGGTGGCTTCGGCATTTCGCAGTGCATCACCTTCATGGCTGAGCCACTGCTGGAAAGCGGCGAACTGGTCGAGGTGCTGCCGGACTGGAGTCGCGATCCGCTGCCCATTCACGTGGTGTACCCGCCCAACCGGCACCTGAGCGCCAAGGTGCGGGCCTTCGTTGATTGGGCGGCCGAACTGTTCGCCAAGAACCCGCGGCTGCAGCGCCGTTGA
- a CDS encoding efflux RND transporter permease subunit produces the protein MNLSKFFIDRPIFAGVLSLLMLIAGLIALRGLPISEYPEVAPPSVVVRATYPGANPKVIAETVATPIEEQINGVEGMLYMGSQATTDGVLTLTVTFRLGTDPDKAQQLVQNRVSQAEPRLPEEVRRLGITTVKSAPDLTMVVHLVSPNNRYDINYLRNYAVLNVKDPLARIEGVGQVQIFGGGDYSMRVWLDPQKVAQRGLSASDVVAAIRGQNVQAAAGVVGASPGLSGVDMQLSINAQGRLQSEEEFGDIIVKSGTDGAVTRLRDIGRLEMGAADYSLRSLLNNDPAVGMGVFQAPGSNALDISSNVRKTMAELNKNMPEGLEYRIAYDPTQFVRASIESVIHTLLEAIMLVVLVVILFLQTWRASIIPLLAVPVSVIGTFAVLHILGFSINALSLFGLVLAIGIVVDDAIVVVENVERNIEAGLTPREATYRAMREVSGPIIAIALVLVAVFVPLAFISGLTGQFYRQFAVTIAISTVISAINSLTLSPALAALLLRGHDAPKDALTRGMDKAFGWLFRGFNKLFHRGSEAYSGGVKRVISRKALMLAIYVALIAVTFGLFKAVPGGFVPAQDKQYLIGFAQLPDGATLDRTEEVITRMGDIMKKNPNVEDAIAFPGLSINGFTNSSNSGIVFATLKPFDQRKRPDQSGGAVAGQLNGAFAGIQDAFIVMFPPPPVAGLGTTGGFKLQLEDRASVGYDQMDAAVKAFMAKAQQAPELAGMFTSWQVNVPQLYADIDRTKARQLGVPVTDIFDTMQIYLGSLYANDFNKFGRTYSVRVQADAPYRARAEDVGLLKVRSTSGEMVPLAALMKVNSTFGPERAMRYNGYLAADINGGPAPGYSSGQAQDAITKIAAETLPKGVSFEWTELTYQEILAGNSAFLVFPLAILLVFLVLAAQYESLTLPIAIILIVPMGIMAAMAGVWISGGDNNVFTQIGLIVLVGLSAKNAILIVEFARELEFAGRTPIQAAIEASRLRLRPILMTSLAFVMGVLPLVLSTGAGSEMRKAMGVAVFAGMIGVTAFGLFLTPVFYVLLRRLAGNRPLKLHGEVPHGDDFVSAEHPAAPSHGGSGGGGLHPVPASPRPSHDD, from the coding sequence ATGAATCTCTCAAAATTCTTCATCGACCGGCCGATCTTTGCCGGCGTGCTGTCGCTACTGATGCTGATAGCCGGCCTGATCGCGCTGCGCGGGTTGCCGATCTCGGAGTACCCGGAAGTCGCGCCACCTTCGGTGGTGGTGCGCGCCACGTACCCCGGCGCCAACCCGAAGGTGATTGCCGAAACCGTTGCCACACCGATCGAAGAGCAGATCAACGGCGTCGAGGGCATGCTCTACATGGGCAGCCAGGCAACCACCGACGGCGTGCTGACGCTCACCGTCACGTTCCGCCTCGGCACCGATCCCGACAAGGCACAACAACTCGTGCAGAACCGCGTCTCGCAAGCCGAGCCGCGCCTGCCTGAGGAAGTGCGCCGGCTTGGCATCACGACCGTCAAGAGCGCGCCTGACCTGACGATGGTGGTCCACCTCGTCTCGCCGAACAACCGCTACGACATCAACTACCTGCGCAACTACGCGGTGCTGAACGTGAAGGACCCGCTCGCGCGCATCGAAGGCGTGGGCCAGGTCCAGATCTTCGGCGGCGGCGACTACTCGATGCGCGTGTGGCTCGACCCGCAGAAGGTCGCGCAGCGCGGCCTCTCGGCCAGCGACGTGGTGGCTGCGATCCGTGGCCAGAACGTGCAGGCCGCGGCCGGCGTGGTCGGCGCTTCGCCGGGCCTGTCGGGCGTGGACATGCAGCTCTCCATCAATGCGCAAGGGCGCCTGCAGAGCGAAGAAGAATTCGGCGACATCATCGTCAAAAGCGGCACCGATGGCGCCGTGACCCGTCTGCGCGACATCGGCCGCCTCGAAATGGGCGCCGCCGACTACTCGCTGCGTTCGCTGCTGAACAACGACCCGGCCGTCGGCATGGGTGTGTTCCAGGCGCCGGGCTCCAACGCGCTCGACATCTCGTCGAACGTGCGCAAGACGATGGCCGAGCTCAACAAGAACATGCCCGAGGGCCTGGAATACCGCATCGCCTATGACCCGACGCAGTTCGTGCGCGCATCGATCGAGTCGGTGATTCACACGCTGCTCGAAGCCATCATGCTGGTGGTGCTCGTGGTGATCCTGTTCCTGCAGACGTGGCGCGCTTCCATCATTCCGCTGCTGGCCGTGCCGGTGTCGGTGATCGGTACCTTCGCGGTGCTGCACATCCTCGGTTTCTCGATCAACGCGCTGAGCCTGTTCGGGTTGGTGCTGGCCATCGGCATCGTGGTGGACGACGCCATCGTGGTGGTGGAGAACGTCGAGCGCAACATCGAGGCGGGGCTCACGCCGCGTGAAGCAACTTACCGTGCGATGCGCGAAGTGTCGGGCCCCATCATCGCGATCGCGCTGGTGCTGGTGGCCGTGTTCGTGCCGCTGGCTTTCATCAGCGGCCTCACGGGCCAGTTCTACCGCCAGTTCGCGGTGACGATTGCGATCTCGACGGTGATCTCTGCGATCAACTCGCTCACGCTGTCGCCCGCGCTCGCTGCCTTGCTGCTGCGCGGCCACGACGCCCCCAAGGACGCGCTGACGCGCGGCATGGACAAAGCCTTCGGCTGGCTGTTCCGCGGCTTCAACAAGCTGTTCCATCGCGGCTCCGAGGCCTACAGCGGCGGCGTGAAGCGCGTGATCTCGCGCAAGGCGCTGATGCTGGCGATCTACGTCGCGCTCATTGCCGTGACCTTCGGTCTCTTCAAGGCGGTGCCCGGCGGCTTCGTGCCGGCGCAGGACAAGCAATACCTGATTGGTTTTGCCCAACTGCCCGACGGCGCCACGCTCGACCGCACGGAAGAGGTGATCACCCGCATGGGCGACATCATGAAGAAGAACCCGAACGTGGAAGACGCCATCGCCTTCCCGGGCCTGTCGATCAACGGCTTCACCAACAGCTCGAACTCGGGCATCGTGTTTGCCACGCTCAAGCCCTTCGACCAGCGCAAGCGCCCTGACCAGAGCGGCGGTGCGGTGGCTGGCCAGCTCAACGGAGCCTTCGCGGGCATCCAGGACGCCTTCATCGTGATGTTCCCGCCGCCGCCGGTGGCGGGCCTGGGCACCACGGGCGGCTTCAAGCTGCAGCTGGAAGACCGTGCCTCGGTGGGCTATGACCAGATGGACGCTGCAGTGAAGGCCTTCATGGCCAAGGCACAGCAGGCGCCCGAACTGGCCGGCATGTTCACGAGCTGGCAGGTCAACGTGCCGCAGCTGTACGCCGACATCGACCGCACCAAGGCGCGCCAGCTTGGCGTGCCGGTGACGGACATCTTCGACACCATGCAGATCTACCTCGGCAGCCTGTATGCGAACGACTTCAACAAGTTCGGCCGCACGTACAGCGTGCGAGTGCAGGCCGATGCGCCTTATCGCGCCCGTGCCGAAGACGTGGGCCTGCTGAAGGTGCGTTCGACCTCGGGCGAGATGGTGCCGCTGGCCGCGCTGATGAAGGTGAATTCGACCTTCGGCCCGGAACGCGCCATGCGCTACAACGGCTACTTGGCCGCCGACATCAACGGCGGCCCGGCACCGGGCTACTCGTCGGGCCAGGCGCAGGACGCGATCACCAAGATTGCGGCCGAGACGCTGCCCAAGGGCGTGAGCTTCGAGTGGACGGAGCTGACGTACCAGGAAATCCTGGCCGGCAACTCCGCCTTCCTGGTGTTCCCGCTGGCCATCTTGCTGGTGTTCCTGGTGCTGGCCGCTCAGTACGAAAGCCTGACGCTGCCGATCGCGATCATCCTGATCGTGCCTATGGGCATCATGGCCGCGATGGCGGGCGTATGGATATCGGGGGGTGACAACAACGTCTTCACGCAGATCGGGTTGATCGTGCTGGTGGGGCTGAGTGCGAAGAACGCGATTCTTATCGTGGAGTTCGCACGGGAGCTCGAGTTCGCCGGCCGCACACCGATACAAGCCGCCATCGAAGCCAGCCGCCTGCGCCTGCGCCCGATTCTGATGACCTCGCTGGCCTTCGTGATGGGCGTGCTGCCCCTGGTGCTGTCGACCGGCGCGGGCTCGGAGATGCGCAAGGCCATGGGCGTGGCGGTGTTCGCCGGGATGATCGGCGTGACGGCCTTCGGCCTGTTCCTGACGCCGGTGTTCTACGTGCTGCTGCGCCGCCTCGCGGGCAACCGGCCGCTCAAGCTGCATGGCGAAGTGCCGCATGGCGACGACTTCGTGTCGGCCGAGCATCCCGCTGCGCCGTCGCACGGTGGTTCGGGCGGTGGCGGCCTGCACCCGGTGCCTGCATCGCCGCGTCCCTCGCATGACGACTGA
- a CDS encoding alpha/beta hydrolase, which produces MSPVPSSRSAEAAARAAAQGVEADLSIELPGREPVGARVYGQRAKGDVAPLVLHFHGGTFVCGDLDNGRNVARLLAGAGAVVVSLAYPLAPQSPFPEPIEVGYAALEWLYKQRTKLGGKGAQVYLAGEEAGGNLAAAVALIARDRAHPPVAGQILLSPMLDPCAGTASLRNATSDEPECRWASGWEKYLSCPSNATHPYAVPSGSLRLSSLAPALVLVGADDAMRDEALTFAGRLRAAGIEVTSSVLPSASNWPKALYDTENTGCVACEATVQQHFREFFSATTPPTTVPTGAAPNHPS; this is translated from the coding sequence ATGTCACCCGTTCCATCGTCCCGTTCTGCCGAAGCTGCCGCCCGCGCTGCGGCGCAAGGCGTGGAAGCCGATCTGTCGATCGAGCTGCCCGGGCGCGAACCGGTCGGTGCCCGTGTGTACGGCCAGCGCGCCAAGGGTGACGTTGCGCCGCTGGTGCTCCACTTCCACGGTGGCACCTTCGTCTGCGGCGACCTCGACAACGGCCGCAATGTGGCCCGGCTGCTGGCCGGGGCGGGTGCGGTGGTGGTGTCGCTGGCTTACCCGCTGGCGCCCCAGTCGCCGTTTCCGGAGCCGATCGAGGTGGGCTATGCCGCCCTCGAATGGCTCTACAAGCAGCGCACCAAGCTCGGCGGCAAGGGTGCGCAGGTGTACCTGGCCGGCGAAGAAGCCGGTGGCAACCTGGCAGCTGCGGTGGCACTCATCGCTCGCGACCGGGCACATCCGCCGGTGGCAGGCCAGATCCTGCTGTCGCCCATGCTCGACCCGTGCGCCGGTACCGCCTCGCTGCGCAACGCCACCAGCGACGAGCCCGAGTGCCGTTGGGCCAGCGGCTGGGAGAAGTACCTGAGCTGCCCATCGAATGCCACGCACCCCTATGCGGTGCCGAGCGGTTCGCTGCGGCTGTCGTCACTGGCGCCCGCGCTGGTGCTGGTGGGTGCGGACGACGCCATGCGCGACGAGGCGCTGACCTTCGCGGGCCGCCTGCGTGCCGCCGGCATCGAGGTTACGAGCAGCGTGCTGCCCAGCGCCTCGAACTGGCCCAAGGCGCTGTACGACACCGAGAACACGGGTTGCGTGGCCTGTGAGGCGACGGTGCAGCAGCACTTCCGCGAGTTCTTCAGCGCGACCACACCGCCGACCACCGTGCCCACGGGTGCGGCGCCCAACCACCCCAGCTAG
- a CDS encoding GNAT family N-acetyltransferase encodes MLKAAVTPKTQPMKLVWPAKAYLPSYVSALNRGWARDETRPESGSEERAAIKANADRFLASLVDREAKGGRIVMPDGSKVRRLPGYKCWMWDGEFCGSIDLRWQPGTDALPLYCLGHIGYNVVPWKQRKGYATRALGAMLTLAAGEGLNRVEITTSPDNFASQKVIAANGGVLIETFITLPSQGSLTKFRYRIDL; translated from the coding sequence ATGCTCAAGGCGGCCGTCACCCCCAAGACCCAGCCGATGAAGCTGGTCTGGCCCGCCAAGGCCTACCTGCCCAGCTATGTGTCAGCCCTGAACCGGGGCTGGGCGCGCGACGAGACGCGTCCCGAATCGGGCTCCGAGGAGCGCGCCGCCATCAAGGCCAATGCCGACCGCTTCCTTGCCAGCCTGGTGGACCGCGAGGCCAAGGGCGGGCGCATCGTCATGCCCGACGGCTCCAAGGTGCGGCGCCTGCCTGGCTACAAGTGCTGGATGTGGGACGGCGAGTTCTGCGGCAGCATCGACCTGCGCTGGCAGCCCGGCACCGACGCCTTGCCGCTCTACTGCCTGGGCCATATCGGCTACAACGTCGTGCCGTGGAAGCAGCGCAAGGGCTATGCGACGCGCGCGCTCGGCGCCATGCTGACGCTGGCCGCGGGCGAGGGGCTGAACCGCGTCGAGATCACGACCAGCCCGGACAACTTCGCGTCGCAGAAAGTGATAGCGGCCAATGGCGGCGTGCTGATCGAAACCTTCATCACCCTGCCGAGCCAGGGCAGCCTCACCAAGTTTCGCTACCGCATCGATCTCTGA
- a CDS encoding pyridoxal phosphate-dependent aminotransferase, which translates to MSTVVHGGPDAAGVAPHDFSTNGNAVGSCPAVLSALRTADAAHYPDPHYTALRGRLAAFHGVTAERIVIAASASEFIHRISAAVAQGGGKQVWLPAHSYGDYERAALAWGLQAVRAPQAHADVALRWCCEPSSPLGQPQADLPLQAASSHGACVLDLAYEPLRLEGRPSLDAAQRHRIWQLWTPNKAMGLTGIRAAYAIAPEDVDALFMQRIERLASSWPLGTHGVALLDTWAGDEAQRWLAQSLQTLKAWKVQQRAMCESLGWQCLPSDANFFCARTDRPYPDVAAALRAEGIKVRDCASFGLPGHVRLGVLPPASQQALKEAWTNAS; encoded by the coding sequence ATGAGCACGGTGGTGCACGGCGGTCCTGATGCGGCTGGCGTAGCGCCGCACGACTTCTCGACCAATGGCAATGCTGTGGGCTCGTGCCCGGCCGTGCTGTCGGCGTTGCGCACTGCCGATGCCGCGCACTATCCGGACCCGCACTACACGGCGCTGCGAGGCCGATTGGCGGCCTTTCACGGCGTGACGGCCGAACGCATTGTGATCGCGGCGAGTGCGAGCGAATTCATTCACCGCATCAGCGCAGCGGTGGCGCAAGGTGGCGGCAAGCAGGTCTGGCTGCCGGCGCACAGCTATGGCGACTACGAGCGCGCGGCGCTGGCCTGGGGTTTGCAGGCGGTGCGCGCGCCGCAGGCGCATGCCGATGTCGCGCTGCGCTGGTGCTGCGAGCCGTCGAGCCCGCTGGGGCAGCCGCAAGCCGATCTGCCGTTGCAGGCCGCGAGCAGCCATGGCGCATGCGTGCTCGACCTGGCCTATGAGCCGCTGCGCCTCGAAGGCCGGCCATCGCTCGACGCTGCGCAACGGCACCGCATCTGGCAGCTGTGGACACCGAACAAGGCCATGGGCCTGACCGGCATCCGCGCCGCCTATGCAATCGCGCCCGAGGATGTCGATGCGCTTTTCATGCAACGCATCGAGCGGCTGGCCTCGTCATGGCCGCTGGGCACGCATGGCGTGGCGCTGCTCGACACCTGGGCCGGCGACGAGGCGCAACGCTGGCTCGCACAAAGCCTGCAGACTCTGAAAGCCTGGAAGGTCCAGCAACGCGCGATGTGCGAATCGCTCGGCTGGCAATGCCTTCCGAGCGATGCCAACTTCTTCTGCGCACGCACCGACCGGCCGTATCCCGACGTGGCCGCAGCGCTGCGCGCCGAAGGCATCAAGGTGCGCGACTGCGCCTCCTTCGGCCTGCCGGGTCATGTGCGCCTCGGCGTGCTGCCGCCCGCAAGCCAGCAGGCATTGAAAGAGGCCTGGACAAACGCGTCCTGA
- a CDS encoding efflux RND transporter periplasmic adaptor subunit → MSNNEKKLSSVARKGLWPAVTGITALLAVAAAVVGMYSFKAEANNAPAAPQATPVSVATVASSEINAWDEFSGRLEAVERVDVRSRVAGAVQSVHFREGALVKQGELLVTIDPAPYAAEVERAEAQVASAQARQSFSRSEQERAKRLWDDKAIAQREYDERVNAGREADANLRAAQASLQSARLNLGYTQVRAPVSGRIGRIEVTVGNLVAAGPGAPVLTTLVSVSPIYASFDADEQVITRALKDLPSGSSARGQIESIPVQMGTAGLEGTPFTGKLQLIDNQVDARSGTVRVRASFDNKDGALIPGQFARIRMGQARNDTALLVSERAIGTDQNKKFVMVVGEDSKATYREVTLGTSINGLRVVSKGLKAGDRVIVNGLQHIRPGALVAPQQVTMDAKADPKQQQPERVAEAAKS, encoded by the coding sequence ATGTCGAACAACGAGAAAAAGCTGTCTTCCGTAGCCCGCAAGGGCCTGTGGCCCGCCGTGACCGGCATTACCGCATTGCTGGCGGTGGCCGCCGCGGTGGTGGGCATGTACAGCTTCAAGGCCGAAGCCAACAACGCCCCGGCCGCCCCGCAAGCCACGCCGGTTTCTGTCGCCACCGTGGCGTCGAGCGAGATCAACGCCTGGGACGAGTTCTCGGGCCGGCTCGAAGCCGTCGAGCGTGTCGACGTGCGCTCCCGCGTCGCGGGCGCCGTGCAGTCGGTGCACTTCCGCGAAGGCGCGCTGGTGAAGCAGGGTGAGTTGCTGGTCACCATCGACCCCGCACCGTACGCGGCCGAGGTCGAGCGCGCCGAAGCGCAGGTGGCATCCGCGCAGGCCCGCCAGTCGTTCAGCCGCAGCGAGCAGGAGCGTGCCAAGCGCCTGTGGGACGACAAGGCCATTGCCCAGCGCGAATACGACGAGCGTGTGAACGCCGGCCGCGAAGCCGACGCCAACCTGCGTGCGGCGCAAGCCTCGCTGCAGTCGGCGCGCCTGAACCTGGGCTACACCCAGGTACGGGCTCCGGTGTCGGGCCGCATCGGCAGGATCGAGGTGACGGTGGGCAACCTGGTGGCGGCCGGTCCGGGCGCTCCGGTGCTGACCACGCTGGTCTCGGTGAGCCCGATCTACGCGAGCTTCGACGCTGACGAACAGGTCATCACCCGTGCGCTGAAAGACCTGCCGAGCGGCTCCAGCGCTCGCGGCCAGATCGAAAGCATCCCCGTGCAGATGGGCACCGCCGGCCTCGAAGGCACGCCCTTCACCGGCAAGCTGCAGCTGATCGACAACCAGGTCGACGCCCGCAGCGGCACCGTGCGTGTGCGTGCCTCGTTCGACAACAAGGACGGCGCGCTCATTCCCGGTCAGTTCGCCCGTATCCGCATGGGCCAGGCACGCAACGACACCGCACTGCTGGTGAGCGAACGCGCCATCGGCACCGACCAGAACAAGAAGTTCGTGATGGTCGTGGGTGAAGACAGCAAGGCCACTTACCGCGAAGTGACCCTGGGTACTTCCATCAACGGCCTGCGTGTCGTGAGCAAGGGCCTGAAGGCGGGCGACCGCGTCATCGTCAACGGCCTGCAGCACATCCGCCCGGGTGCGCTGGTGGCGCCGCAGCAAGTGACCATGGACGCCAAGGCGGACCCCAAGCAACAACAACCGGAACGCGTGGCCGAGGCCGCGAAGTCCTGA
- a CDS encoding OsmC family protein, producing the protein MAQYTAEILWLRGEQDFLGNTYSRRHSLRFDGGAEVAGSSSPHVVPLPMSDASAVDPEEMFVASLSNCHMLWFLTMAVKRKFVVDRYFDAATGVMEKNAEGKMAMTVVTLRPEVTFSGENVPTREQIEQMHHRAHEECFIANSVKTEVRCEPVY; encoded by the coding sequence ATGGCCCAGTACACCGCAGAAATCCTCTGGCTGCGCGGCGAGCAGGACTTTCTAGGCAACACCTACAGCAGACGGCATTCGCTGCGCTTCGACGGCGGCGCGGAAGTGGCGGGCTCGTCGTCGCCGCACGTGGTGCCGCTGCCGATGTCCGATGCGTCGGCGGTCGATCCGGAAGAGATGTTCGTCGCGTCGCTCTCGAACTGCCACATGCTGTGGTTCCTCACCATGGCCGTGAAGCGCAAGTTCGTCGTCGACCGCTACTTTGACGCGGCCACCGGCGTGATGGAGAAGAACGCCGAGGGAAAGATGGCGATGACGGTGGTCACGCTGCGGCCGGAGGTGACGTTCTCCGGCGAGAACGTCCCGACGCGCGAGCAGATCGAGCAGATGCACCACCGGGCGCATGAGGAGTGCTTCATCGCCAATTCGGTGAAGACCGAAGTGCGCTGCGAGCCGGTGTACTGA